TGCAATTTTTCCAATTTCTAATGCCAAGTTTCTCAATGCTCCTGATGCATTTGCAACTGGATACTTACTTTGTAAACTAAATTGCATATCTGGTTCTGGTTTTAGTTTAAGCTTAGAAATTTTACTTAGTTCTGCTATTGCAATTTTTCTATATCCTTTAGGTGTATTTGCACCATTACCTACTGCGGTGCCTCCGAGTGCAACATTTTGTAATTCTTTTTGTGCTGCAACAAGGTTGTTTTTAGCTTTTGTTATGGATGTAGTGTAAGCTGCAAATTCACTACCCAATGTAATTGGCAATGCATCCATCAAATGGGTTCTTCCAATTTTTTTAAATGATGCAAATTCTTTTGCTTTTTTAGATAATGATTTAATTAAAATTTCTACTGCTGGAATTGTTTCTTTCAGATTCATCAAAATTGCTACATGCATTGCAGTTGGATATGTATCGTTACTTGACTGTGACATGTTTACGTGATCATTTGGATGTAGGAATTCATACTGTCCTTTTTTCTTGTGTAAAATTTCTAACGCAACATTTGAAATGACTTCGTTGGAATTCATGTTGAATGCAGTTCCTGCACCTGAGTTGATCATGTCTACCACAAATTGTTCTGTGAATTTTCCTGACAATATTTTGTCACATGCTGAAACTATGGCTTTTCCACGTTTTGCGTCAATTGCTTTAGTCTTCATATTGGCAACTGCTGCAGATCTCTTTATCATTACAAATGCTTCAATCAAATTTTTGTGGGCTTTGTTACCTGTTACGTGATATTGATTAATTGCTCTACCTGTAAATGCTCCATAATATGCATCTGCAGGAATTTTGACTTTGCCTAATGAATCTTGATCTAATCGAAACTTCATGTTGACTTTATTATTTTCACTTTTATTATTCATTCCTTTTGAAATCATTCTATGACTATAGAATGATAGATCTTCTTGAATTTCCCCTAGGACTGATCGTTAGCACCATGAAAATTCAGCTTTAGTATTTATAACTCTAATTCGGAATTTGTACCATGAATAAGAAAACTAGTATGCTCTTCACAATTGCAGCAGTAGCTGTAATGGGAGCAACCTTATTCGGAAGCACATACACAAATACCCAAATTAGTGGACAAGCACTCGACATCAACAAAATGGATGTTGAAGTACTTGAGAAAATCCATCAAATGGGCGGCTTACAACTTGTAATGCCACAAGCATTCGCAGAAACCGATTGTGGAGTACTCGAATCCTCTGGAAGAACAGTACACGACTTTCAACTAACCGGTGAGAGCCATGAAATGCCTCTCTTAAACGGTGAAACTTACAATGCTATGACCTTTAGTGGACAAGTCCCAGGTCCAACATTAAGAGTTACACAAGGTGATGTTGTAAAGATGACACTAACCATTCCATCAACTGAAATGGTAGG
This window of the Candidatus Nitrosomarinus catalina genome carries:
- a CDS encoding aspartate ammonia-lyase; amino-acid sequence: MKFRLDQDSLGKVKIPADAYYGAFTGRAINQYHVTGNKAHKNLIEAFVMIKRSAAVANMKTKAIDAKRGKAIVSACDKILSGKFTEQFVVDMINSGAGTAFNMNSNEVISNVALEILHKKKGQYEFLHPNDHVNMSQSSNDTYPTAMHVAILMNLKETIPAVEILIKSLSKKAKEFASFKKIGRTHLMDALPITLGSEFAAYTTSITKAKNNLVAAQKELQNVALGGTAVGNGANTPKGYRKIAIAELSKISKLKLKPEPDMQFSLQSKYPVANASGALRNLALEIGKIANDIRLMASGPIAGLAELGIPAVHAGSSIMPGKVNPSLAECMNMICFNIIGNDTAVSYAAQGGQFELNVMLPGMLKSVLESTDMLKNFLPIFSANLIDGLTANKQKLQENIENSPVIVTLLTPKIGYLKSAELFKESLKTGKTIRELVVSKKLMTNKEIDSLFR